In Holophagales bacterium, one DNA window encodes the following:
- a CDS encoding S8 family serine peptidase — MSVSRPAAPAILLTSLAWCAGLAAFSGPLRAGVPPAPPVRLEAALLERFAAESHSARLGTPVVDALTRQERARVLIALDPALAADGRLAARSAALLRTLPASGFEVRRQFERVPGVALEISAPALAALLDDPAVLRVDLDAGGKAALAQAVPLVHADLVQASGITGAGATVAILDTGIDATHVDLTGALDGEACFCSTADNVGCCPGGGETRSGPGSAVDDNGHGTHVAGIVTGNGGVAPRGVAPGARVVAVKVLDATGSFCCSSDVVAALDWIAANRPDVDAVNLSLGTNALFPGDCDSATAYTLLFSAAVAQLRAQGIAVVAASGNQGSGSLMTAPACVHDVLSVGATWDANVGYQGTMCLPPPDGPGPDTTTSAGKIACFSNTDASLDLVAPGAPIDSTQRGGGVITYYGTSMAAPMAAGCAALLREAYPGTPAAVIEAALRSSPSQSTDSTNGLSFPLLDCQRALAVVQLSNTTACVRDSHTACLLAGRYEVKVTWRTASATGDATVMSFGGQRTESDQSVFYYFFNAENFEMGVKMVDACSAFGKHWVFASGLTNQAYTITVRDTQTGTIKTYSNPLGTYPQTVGDTAALPCP, encoded by the coding sequence ATGTCCGTGTCACGCCCTGCCGCTCCAGCCATCCTGCTCACGTCTCTCGCCTGGTGCGCCGGTCTCGCCGCCTTCTCCGGACCGCTGCGGGCCGGTGTCCCACCCGCGCCGCCGGTGCGCCTCGAGGCGGCCCTGCTCGAACGATTCGCCGCCGAGAGTCACAGCGCGCGTCTGGGCACACCGGTCGTCGACGCGTTGACGCGGCAGGAGCGAGCTCGGGTGCTGATCGCCCTCGACCCGGCGCTCGCCGCCGACGGACGCCTCGCGGCGCGCTCGGCCGCGCTCCTGCGCACCTTGCCGGCCTCGGGATTCGAGGTGCGGCGGCAGTTCGAGCGGGTGCCGGGCGTGGCCCTCGAGATCTCCGCACCCGCCCTGGCGGCCCTGCTCGACGATCCGGCGGTGTTGCGCGTCGACCTCGACGCCGGCGGCAAGGCGGCGCTCGCCCAGGCGGTGCCGCTGGTGCACGCCGACCTCGTCCAGGCGAGCGGAATCACCGGAGCTGGGGCGACGGTGGCGATTCTCGACACCGGAATCGACGCCACGCACGTCGACCTGACCGGCGCGCTCGACGGCGAAGCCTGCTTCTGCTCCACCGCCGACAACGTCGGCTGCTGCCCGGGCGGTGGCGAGACCCGCAGCGGACCGGGGAGCGCGGTCGACGACAACGGCCACGGCACCCACGTGGCCGGCATCGTCACCGGCAACGGCGGCGTGGCGCCGCGCGGCGTCGCCCCCGGCGCCCGCGTGGTGGCGGTCAAGGTGCTCGACGCCACCGGCTCCTTCTGCTGCAGCTCCGACGTCGTCGCCGCGCTCGACTGGATCGCGGCCAACCGTCCGGACGTCGACGCGGTGAACCTGAGCCTCGGCACCAACGCCCTGTTCCCGGGCGACTGCGACTCGGCGACCGCCTACACGCTGCTCTTCTCCGCCGCGGTCGCCCAGTTGCGAGCCCAGGGGATCGCCGTCGTCGCCGCCAGTGGCAACCAGGGCTCGGGCAGTCTGATGACGGCACCGGCTTGCGTCCACGACGTCCTGTCCGTCGGCGCCACCTGGGACGCCAATGTCGGCTACCAGGGGACGATGTGCCTGCCTCCACCCGACGGACCGGGACCGGACACCACCACGTCGGCCGGCAAGATCGCCTGCTTCAGCAACACCGACGCGAGCCTCGACCTCGTCGCGCCGGGCGCCCCGATCGACTCGACCCAGCGCGGCGGCGGAGTGATCACCTACTACGGCACCTCGATGGCGGCGCCGATGGCCGCCGGCTGTGCTGCCCTGCTGCGCGAGGCCTACCCGGGCACGCCCGCCGCGGTGATCGAGGCCGCCTTGCGTTCGAGCCCCTCGCAGTCGACCGATTCGACGAACGGCCTCTCGTTCCCGCTGCTCGACTGCCAGCGTGCGCTCGCCGTCGTTCAACTCAGCAACACGACGGCCTGCGTGCGCGACAGCCATACCGCCTGCCTGCTTGCCGGTCGCTACGAGGTCAAGGTGACCTGGCGCACGGCGAGCGCCACCGGCGACGCCACGGTGATGAGCTTCGGCGGCCAGCGCACCGAGTCGGACCAGTCGGTTTTCTACTACTTCTTCAACGCCGAGAACTTCGAGATGGGCGTGAAGATGGTCGATGCCTGCTCGGCCTTCGGCAAGCACTGGGTCTTCGCCTCCGGGCTGACGAACCAGGCCTACACCATCACCGTGCGGGACACCCAGACCGGGACCATCAAGACCTACTCCAACCCGCTCGGCACCTACCCGCAGACGGTAGGCGACACCGCCGCGCTACCCTGTCCCTGA
- a CDS encoding diguanylate cyclase, whose product MIGVSKFAPRVPATQFAASGRPARPRRGIGAALVAFGILVLAPSLAASAPRSSPPEHSAARLGSPALRVFRDLDGLPQNTVHAIAVDRLGRLWVGTQDGAATYDGRRWTSVDLPQRHETNHVRALLAAADGSLWFGTQAGGLAHLIEGRWETFAAGPGGLPASRVNALAEVAAAGGGTEIWVATHGGLACRHGSDWRVYGTADGLPNERVWVVGATTDAAGAVTIWAGTEDGLARMAPGSARFVAEPGFPTGSSVNSLLETTEADGRRRLWAGTYGSGLYSLVDGGWRRFTRAEGMPNDFVTSLAPALESDGPASAVWVGTDGGGAVRVGAHVLDRVDSASGISSDAVYAVLETPADQGAHALWIGTRNGGLVRLTPGRWRSFAYGSDHNSPVNAIVETDDPAGRPVYWLGTDGDGLHRLDGGNWTVFDARPDQLPNDSVQCLLATRNRAGREELWVGTRNGGLALRTGDRWKVFDVAAGALPNNLVHALLETTEDDGETALWIGTRGGLTRRRGETFANVPLTGGPADPRVQALFATRSVTGRRVLWVGTTGGLGRLEAGSWRWWGHAEGLPNPVVQALHRSHHPAGGDHLWIGTDGGGVALLDLAVEDTPLQRLDRDTLAGLPNEVIYQILEDGSGRIYLLTNRGVARLTPTTPTTHDDLRFDVETFNHEDGLPLNQGNRGAGLVDRLGRIWVGTVGGAAILDPRLEAPDRASKPMLLSGTLPESGRAIRDGERLAHDEAHLIFDFALLSFFREGETRYRSQMVGLEAAPSSWSADSDREFTRLPKGDYRFRVWGRDYAGNVTGPREIGLHVDPAPWETGWAYLLAAATVLALLAALVRTRLRALARRERDLSAKVDARTRQLREANDLLIELSYVDALTAIANRRRFDEVLELEWRRAVRSQAPLALVMIDIDSFKSYNDAYGHQKGDSCLRSVAAALADGLVRAGDMVGRYGGEEFGVILPGTDLLGAARVAEALRARVEQMGIEHRASSVRPSVTISCGVTSLLPEPETDPRELLHRADLALYRAKQRGRNRVATEPELPSGERRPPSSTGIPIPRG is encoded by the coding sequence TTGATCGGCGTCTCGAAGTTCGCCCCGCGGGTCCCTGCGACTCAGTTCGCGGCGTCCGGCCGCCCGGCTCGACCGCGCCGCGGAATCGGCGCTGCGCTCGTCGCCTTCGGGATTCTCGTCCTCGCCCCGTCGCTCGCGGCGTCGGCGCCCCGCTCTTCCCCACCGGAGCACTCCGCGGCACGACTCGGATCCCCCGCCCTGCGCGTCTTCCGCGATCTCGACGGCCTGCCGCAAAACACCGTCCACGCCATCGCCGTCGACCGGCTCGGCCGGCTCTGGGTCGGCACGCAGGACGGGGCAGCCACTTACGACGGGCGGCGCTGGACGTCGGTCGACCTGCCCCAGCGCCACGAGACGAATCACGTCCGCGCGCTCCTCGCGGCCGCCGACGGAAGCCTCTGGTTCGGCACCCAGGCCGGCGGGCTCGCGCACCTGATCGAGGGGCGCTGGGAGACGTTCGCGGCCGGCCCCGGCGGGCTGCCCGCCTCGCGAGTCAACGCCCTCGCCGAAGTTGCCGCGGCCGGCGGCGGCACCGAGATCTGGGTCGCCACCCATGGCGGCCTGGCCTGCCGTCACGGGAGCGACTGGCGGGTCTACGGCACGGCGGACGGCCTGCCGAACGAGAGGGTCTGGGTGGTCGGAGCCACGACCGATGCCGCCGGAGCCGTCACCATCTGGGCCGGAACCGAGGACGGGCTCGCGCGGATGGCTCCGGGCTCCGCTCGCTTCGTCGCCGAACCCGGCTTTCCCACCGGCTCGTCGGTCAACAGCCTGCTCGAGACGACCGAAGCCGACGGCCGACGTCGGCTCTGGGCCGGGACCTACGGCAGCGGACTCTACAGCCTGGTCGACGGCGGGTGGCGTCGCTTCACGCGCGCCGAGGGGATGCCGAACGACTTCGTCACCTCGCTCGCTCCGGCGCTCGAGAGCGACGGCCCGGCAAGCGCCGTCTGGGTCGGGACGGACGGCGGCGGTGCGGTACGCGTCGGCGCGCACGTGCTCGACCGCGTCGACTCGGCTTCCGGGATCTCCTCCGACGCGGTCTACGCCGTCCTCGAGACTCCCGCCGACCAGGGCGCTCACGCACTCTGGATCGGCACGCGCAACGGCGGGTTGGTCCGCCTGACCCCGGGCCGCTGGCGCAGCTTCGCCTACGGCAGCGACCACAACTCGCCGGTCAACGCCATCGTCGAGACCGACGATCCCGCGGGGCGACCGGTCTACTGGCTCGGCACCGACGGCGACGGCCTGCATCGCCTCGACGGCGGCAACTGGACCGTCTTCGACGCGCGACCGGACCAGCTCCCGAACGACAGCGTCCAGTGCCTCCTCGCCACGCGGAATCGAGCGGGGCGGGAGGAGCTCTGGGTCGGCACCCGCAACGGCGGTCTCGCGCTGCGCACGGGCGACCGCTGGAAGGTCTTCGACGTCGCCGCCGGAGCGTTGCCCAACAACCTCGTCCACGCCCTGCTCGAGACGACCGAGGACGACGGCGAGACGGCGCTCTGGATCGGCACGCGCGGCGGCCTCACCCGGCGCCGCGGCGAGACCTTCGCCAACGTGCCGCTCACCGGTGGCCCGGCCGACCCGCGCGTCCAGGCCCTCTTCGCCACGCGTTCGGTGACCGGCCGGCGGGTGTTGTGGGTCGGCACCACCGGCGGCCTCGGGAGGCTCGAGGCCGGGAGCTGGCGCTGGTGGGGACATGCCGAAGGGCTGCCGAATCCGGTGGTCCAGGCACTGCACCGCTCGCACCATCCGGCCGGCGGCGACCACCTGTGGATCGGCACCGACGGCGGCGGCGTGGCGTTGCTCGATCTCGCCGTCGAAGACACGCCGCTCCAGCGCCTCGATCGCGACACCCTCGCCGGCCTGCCCAACGAGGTGATCTACCAGATCCTCGAGGACGGCAGCGGGCGGATCTACCTGCTCACCAACCGCGGCGTCGCCCGCCTGACGCCGACGACGCCGACCACGCACGACGACCTGCGCTTCGACGTCGAGACCTTCAACCACGAGGACGGGCTGCCGCTCAACCAGGGCAATCGTGGAGCCGGCCTGGTCGACCGGCTGGGCCGGATCTGGGTGGGCACCGTCGGCGGCGCCGCCATCCTCGACCCGCGGCTCGAGGCGCCGGATCGCGCCAGCAAGCCGATGCTGCTCAGCGGCACGCTGCCGGAAAGCGGCCGGGCCATCCGCGACGGCGAACGACTCGCTCACGACGAGGCGCACCTCATCTTCGACTTCGCGCTCCTCTCCTTCTTCCGGGAGGGCGAGACGCGCTATCGCTCGCAGATGGTCGGCCTCGAGGCGGCACCGAGCTCGTGGAGCGCCGACAGCGACCGCGAATTCACCCGGCTGCCGAAGGGGGACTACCGCTTCCGCGTCTGGGGCCGTGACTACGCCGGCAACGTGACCGGTCCGCGCGAGATCGGGCTGCACGTCGATCCCGCGCCGTGGGAGACCGGCTGGGCCTACCTGCTCGCCGCGGCCACCGTCCTGGCGCTGCTCGCTGCGCTCGTGCGCACCCGCCTGCGTGCCCTCGCCCGGCGCGAGCGCGACCTCTCGGCCAAGGTCGACGCGCGCACACGGCAGTTGCGCGAAGCCAACGATCTGTTGATCGAGCTCTCCTACGTCGACGCCCTGACCGCGATCGCCAACCGACGGCGTTTCGACGAAGTCCTCGAGCTCGAGTGGCGGCGCGCCGTCCGCTCCCAGGCCCCGCTCGCCCTGGTGATGATCGACATCGACAGCTTCAAGAGCTACAACGACGCCTACGGTCACCAGAAGGGCGACAGCTGCCTGCGCTCGGTCGCCGCCGCCCTCGCCGACGGGCTGGTCCGCGCCGGCGACATGGTCGGTCGCTACGGCGGCGAGGAGTTCGGCGTCATCCTCCCCGGCACCGACCTGCTCGGCGCGGCGCGAGTGGCCGAGGCGCTGCGCGCCCGGGTCGAGCAGATGGGAATCGAGCACCGGGCCTCGAGCGTCCGGCCGTCGGTGACGATCAGCTGCGGCGTCACCTCGCTCCTGCCCGAGCCCGAGACCGACCCGCGCGAGCTGCTGCACCGTGCCGACCTCGCCCTCTACCGCGCCAAGCAACGCGGGCGCAATCGCGTGGCGACCGAGCCGGAGCTGCCGAGCGGCGAGCGCCGGCCCCCGAGCTCGACCGGTATCCCGATTCCGCGCGGCTGA